TGATTTGTCGTTTGAAAGCGGTGATGAAACATATAAGGCATTGAAAACCGCGTTAGACGGCGGTTTGTCGCAACGTTGCGCCAACGTCTTAGTTTATGCGACCTCCAACAGACGGCATCTGATGCCGGAGTACTTGGACGAGAATGCGGGTACGACGGGGATGCGGGGGGAAATCCATCAGAAAGAAGCGGTAGAAGAAAAAGTATCCCTATCGGACCGTTTCGGGTTGTGGCTCAGTTTTTATCCGTTCGATCAAAACGATTATCTGGCGGCAGTGCAAAATTGGCTGGAAGATTTTGGCGTGCCGTATGATGAAACCGCAAGGATTGCGGCATTGCAGTGGGCGCAGATGAGGGGCAACCGTTCGGGACGTTCTGCCTGGCAGTTTGCATGCGACTGGGCGGGCAGGCTGCCGGAACAACGGGTGCTGTAAGTTTTTTAGGAATTATTTGAGGCAGGAGGACAGCCACAGCTGCTGCTGTTGAGGTGTCAGGATATGGAAGAAGCGGTGTTGGATTTCCAATTCGTCCACCGCAAAATCTATGCTGGATAAATAGCGGTTTTCGACATAATCACGTGCTTCTCCCCGATTAAACGAATACGAAGAGATGATCCCGACAACGACTTGGCGGCGGCTGAGTTCCGAGCGGGTTCTTTTTATGCGTGCCTTGTCATTTGCAAGCTTGAAGGCGGCACGGATTTTACGCAATTCATTGTGCTGCTCCGGAGTGAGCCCGAGCCGGCGTATATCGCAGTTCGGTTGAAAATCGTTCAGAGAAATATAGGACGGTGCAGCATAGGAAATCTGGCAGGAAAGCAAGGCTACCCCTAAAAAAGAGGCAACGGGTTTGACAAAACGGCTGGTATCAGGCAGTGGCACGGCTTTTTCTCTTGTTGGAAATTTTAGGAAATATACTAGATTGACGTGTGAAAGATGGTATTATCGCGGTTAACTTTTGTAATAATGCCGTCTGCAGCGTGTTTTCAGGCAGCCATAACGGCGGAATAAATCCCTAAAAGGATAGTGAAGGAAAAAACATGACTACTTACCGTATCGCCCCCAGTATTTTGTCGGCTGATTTTGCACGCCTCGGGGAAGAGGTTGCGAATGTTATTTCGGCAGGTGCGGATTTGATTCATTTTGACGTGATGGACAACCATTATGTACCGAACCTGACCTTCGGCCCTATGGTTTGCGCGGCATTAAAACCGTATGCGTGTGTGCCAATTGATGTGCATTTGATGGTCGAACCCGTGGATGACCTGATCCAATCGTTTGCCAAAGCAGGGGCATCAATCATTACTTTCCACCCTGAGGCAAGCCGGCATATCGACCGCAGTTTGAGCCTGATTCGTGATATGGGCTGTCAGGCCGGGCTGGTGTTGAATCCGGCAACGCCCGTGTATCTGTTGGAAAACGTACTGGACAGGCTGGACATGGTATTGCTGATGTCGGTCAACCCCGGATTCGGCGGACAAAGCTTCATCCCGCACACCCTTGAAAAAATCCGTCAAGTGCGGACGATGCTGGATCGGTACGAAGCACAAAGCGGGCGGCATATTGCCATCGAAGTGGACGGCGGCATCAAAACCGACAATATTGCCGCCGTTGCGGCGGCGGGCGCAGATACTTTTGTGGCAGGTTCGGCAATTTTTGGTAAACCGGACTATAAGGCGGTGATTGATGCTATGAGGGTTGAATTGGCAAAAGCGGTAAATTGAATTTTGCGCAATGATTGAAATGGATTGAAATAGAAATGCCGTCTGAAACTTAACTCTGTTTCAGACGGCATTGCGTTATTTTTCGATCGGCAGTCCGAAATGAAGATAGGCGCGTTCGGTAGCCATTCTGCCGCGCGGTGTGCGTTGCAGGAAGCCTTGTTGGATAAGGTAGGGTTCGATAACGTCTTCGATGGTGTCCGTGGATTCGCCGATGGCGGCGGCAACGTTATCAAGACCGACGGGGCCGCCGCTGAATTTGTGCAGGATGGCTTCTAGGAATTTTCTGTCCATAACGTCCAAACCTTGCGCGTCCACATCCAGCATGCTTAAAGCGGCATCGGCGACGGCGGCATCGATGACGCCGTTGTTTTTCACATCGGCAAAATCGCGGACGCGGCGCAGCAGGCGGTTGGCGATGCGGGGTGTACCGCGGCTGCGCTTGGCAACTTCCATCGCGCCTTCTTCGCCCATGTCGAGTTGCAGTAATTGTGCGGAACGGCTGACGATGGTGGCAAGGTCTTGATTTTGATAAAACTCCAAGCGGGCAACGATGCCGAAACGGTCGCGCAGAGGGTTGGTCAGCATACCTGCGCGTGTGGTTGCACCGACGAGCGTGAAGGGCGGAAGGTCGATTTTGACGGAACGTGCGGCAGGGCCTTCGCCTATCATGATGTCGAGTTGGTAGTCTTCGAGCGCGGGGTAGAGGATTTCTTCGACAACAGGGCTGAGGCGGTGGATTTCGTCGATGAACAATACGTCGTGCGGCTCGAGGTTGGTCAGAAGGGCGGCAAGGTCGCCTGCGCGCTCAAGGACGGGGCCACTGGTTTGTCGCAGGTTGACGCCCAGCTCTTTGGCGATGATGTGCGCCAGTGTGGTTTTGCCCAGTCCGGGCGGGCCGAAGAGCAGGGTGTGGTCTAGGGCTTCGCCGCGTTTTTTGGCGGCTTGGATGAAGATGGCAAGCTGTTCTTTAGCTTTGTCTTGCCCGATATAGTCGTCCAGCGTTTTAGGACGCAGGGCGCGTTCGAGCAACTCTTCTTGTGAGGAGATGCTTTGGGCGGTAATGATGCGCTGGGGCTGGGCAGCGGTTAGGTTATCGGTTTGCAGCATAGTGTTCCCTTTGTCGGGTATGCCGTCTGAATGGTCGGCGGTGTTTCAGACGGCATTGAAAAGATAACGGTCAAAAGCGTTTTATCCGCGCGTTTCGCGCCAAACGAGGTAATCGCGCAGGGGCGGCATGGGCGGATTGATGCAGTGGGGGCAGATGCCGGTGGTGTCTTCGTCGTCGCTGTCGATGTGATAGGCGTTGGGGTCGAAGCGGACTTGCTGCATTACCGCCTGAGCCAATGCCTGCGCTTGAACGACGTCGAAGGTGAATTTTTCGAGGATTTCGTTCAATAGGCGGATTTCGCCATCGCTAAATTCCGAGCTGTGTTTGAGAATGAGGCGTTGGTAATCTTCATTGTTGATTTTAGACAATAAATCGGTTTGTAGGGTCATGATTTTATGTTGGGAACGGAATGGCTGAAGAGTGAATTATAGCGGATATGGCAGCAGCTGTTGCAAAGCTTGGATTGGGTATCGTCCTCAAAATTCTCAAAGTAGCCATATTGTGCGTTTTAATGTTTTTCCGTCTTTTCTTGCTCCGTCCGAAACGCTTTTTGCAATGGGGTAATTTCTGTCAGCCGCGCACGATCGATTTCTTCGGCAATAAGGTGCGCTTTTCCCTGCGCGCGGCATTCGGCAGCGATTTTGCCCGAATCCGCCTGATTGGCGGCTTCGAGCAGGGCGAGCCAGTGCGCGCGTTGCGGGTAGGGCGTGTGTTCGCGGTTCAGACGACCTTGCGTATCGGCAATGCAGACGTTTAAGGCAGCGGAGAAGCGTTCGGGGCGTCTGAAAGCGTCGGTTTTTTTCAAAACGTTCAGAATGGTTCGGCTTTTAAGCTGTCCGACTTGGTGGAAAATAATGTGCCAACGGCAGACAAGTTCGGCAAGCTCGGCGCAATATTTCGGCACACGCAGCCGCTGATTGACTTCGCGCACGGGTTCGACACCGTTGATGTCGTGTCCGTAGTGGCGCGGCAGGATGTCGGGCGGCGTTTTGGCTTTGCCCAAGTCGTGCAGCAGGGCGGCATAGCGTTCGGGCAGGCTCAAACCCATATCGGCGGCGCGTTGCAGTGTCATCAGGGTATGGATGCCGCTGTCGATTTCGGGATGGTAGTCGGCGCGTTGCGGCACGCCGAAGAGGGCATCGACTTCGGGCAGCAAGACTTTGAGCGCGCCGCATTCGCGCAACACTTCAATCATTTTGCGCGGATTTTTTTCCATCAAACCTTTCGCCAACTCCTGCCAGACGCGTTCGGCAACTAAAGCGTTCGCTTCGCCGTTTTCCACCATCTGCCGCATCAGCTTTATGGTTTCTTCGGCGATTTCAAAGCCGTAGCGCGCGGCAAAGCGGGCAGTGCGCAGGATGCGGACGGGGTCTTCGACGAAGGCAGGGGAAACGTGGCGCAAAATGCCTGCCTTTAAATCCTGTTGTCCGCCGAAAGGGTCGATGATGAGGCCGTCTGAATCCTGAGCCATTGCGTTGATGGTCAGGTCACGGCGCATCAAGTCCTGCTCCAGCGTAACGTCTTTGTCGGCGTGGAAACTGAAACCGGCATAGCCCTTGGCGGTTTTGCGTTCGGTGCGGGCGAGGGCGTATTCTTCGTGCGTTTCGGGATGAAGGAACACGGGAAAGTCTTTGCCAACAGGCTGGAAGCCTTGCGCCAGCATGGTTTGTGCGTCTGCGCCGACGACCACCCAATCGCGGTCTTTGACGGGCAAGCCCAAAAGATAATCGCGGACGGCGCCGCCGACGAGATAAGTCTGCATATGCTTCCTATTTTAAAGTTATCAATAATGCCGTCTGAAGCGGCTTCAGACGGCATTGTTTCAACTGACGGGTATTTTGTGCGCTTATGCTACGCCTTTTTTCTCTAAGTAACTTTCGTAATCGCCCAAGTAGTGTTCATATCCGCCTTTGCCATCCAATTCGATGATTTGGGTAGCCAATGAAGATACGAACTGACGGTCGTGCGAGACGAAAATCAGCGTGCCGTTGTATTTTTCCAGCGCCATGTTCAAGGATTCGATGCTTTCCATGTCCATGTGGTTGGTCGGTTCGTCCATGACCAAGACATTGGGTTTCAACAGCAACAGTTTGCCGTAAAGCATACGACCTTTTTCGCCACCGGAAAGAACCTTTACTTTTTTCACGACATCGTTGCTGCCGAAAAGCAAACGCCCTAAAGTGCCGCGGATGACTTGCTCGTCATCGCCTTCCTGCCCCCATTGGCGCATCCATTCGCTCAGGTCCATATCGACGTCGAAGTCGTTTTCATGGTCTTGCGGATAGTAGCCGACGCTGGCTTTTTCCGCCCATTTGATGGTGCCTTCGTCCGGTAACAGGCCGTCTGAATATTCAGGGTTGTATGCGCCGGCCAAGAGTTTCAGCAAGGTAGATTTACCTGCGCCGTTCGGGCCGATGATGGCGAGACGCTGGCCTGCTTCAAGGATGAAGTTCAGGTTTTTAAACAACTGGGTTTCAAAACGTTTGGCCAGTTTTTCAACTTCCACTGCCTGACGGTGCAACTTGGCTTTTTCGTCGGCTTCAAAACGGATATACGGGTTTTGACGGGTAGAAGGTTTGACTTCGACCATCTCCGATTTGATTTTGTCTGCCTGTTTCAGACGGCTGGTCGCCTGACGGGCTTTGGATTTATTGGCAGAGAAGCGGGCGACGAACTCTTGCAGCTCTTGCAGTTTCTCTTTGGCTTTGGCGTTGTCTTTCAGGGCGCGTTCGCGCGATTGGGCGGAAGCGAGCATATAGTCGTCGTAGTTGCCCGGATAGATGGTGATGGTGTTGTAGTCCAAATCCGCCATGTGGGTGCAGACTTCGTTCAAAAAGTGACGGTCGTGCGAGATGATGATCATGGTGGAGTCGTATTGGTTCAACACGCCTTCCAACCAGCGGATGGTGTTGATGTCCAAGTTATTGGTCGGCTCGTCAAGCAACAACACATCGGGTTTGGAGAACAGGGCTTGCGCCAGCAATACGCGCAGTTTGAAGCCCGGGGCAACTTCTGCCATGGTCGCATTGTGCAAATCTTCGGAAATACCCACGCCGCTCAACAATTCGGCGGCGCGCGCTTCGGCGGTGTAGCCGTCGTATTCGGCGAACTTGGCTTCCAGTTCGGCAGCTTTCATGTAGTCGTCTTCGGTGGCTTCGGGATTGGCGTAAATCGCATCACGCTCGGTCATCGCCGCCCACATTTCGGTATGCCCCATCATCACTACGTCCAGCACGCGCATGTCTTCGTAGGCAAACTGGTCTTGACGCAATTTACCCAAACGCACGCCGTTTTCAATTGCGACTTCACCGGCGGTCTGTTCCAAATCGCCGCCGAGGATTTTCATGAAGGTGGATTTGCCCGAACCGTTCGCGCCGATCAGGCCGTAGCGGTTGCCTTCGCCGAATTTTACGGATACGTTTTCAAACAGCGGCTTCGCGCCGAATTGCATGGTAATGCCGTTGGTAGAAATCATTATGGGTAAAACCTTATATTGAACAATAGATTAAATTTGTTGAATTTTCAGATTGTAACATAATCCCCTTGCCGTCTGAAACAGACGGGCAAATTTTCAGACACTTATAGTAAAATATCGGTTTTATTATTTCAGGCAAAAGGTTTCCAAATGATAGTCCTTCACGGCATCCCAAATTGCGACACAGTCAAAAAAGCCCAAAGCTGGCTTGCCGAATATGGTATGGAATTTGAATTTCGGGATTTTAAAAAACAGGCGCCTTCCGAAGCGGAAATCCGCCTGTGGCTGGAGCAGGTGCCTTTGGAGATACTGCTCAACAAACGGGGGACCACATGGCGCAAACTTGATGCACTGATGCAGGAGGAAGCCCTGTCCTCAAAGGAAGGTGCGGTCAGGATAATGTCCGAAATGCCCAGCCTTATCAAACGTCCCGTACTGGAATACGGCGGAAAGGTTCATATCGGCTTCAGCGATGAATCTTATCGAGAGATATTCAAACGTTAATTAAGCCTTCGTGCAGACGTGTATAAAAACCGTTACAATACGGAATCTATATTTCCCAACCCCATTCCATATTCCGATCTGAAAATATGTTCCATTCCATCGAAAAATACAGAACACCCGCCCAAGTCTTATTAGGCCTGATTGCATTAACTTTTGTCGGCTTCGGCGTCAGCACGGTTTCACACCCGGGTTCCGATTACATCGTCCAAGTCGGGGACGAAAAAATCAGCGATCATTCGATTAATGCCGCCATGCAAAATGAACAGGCGGACGGCAGCAGCCCGTCACGCGATGCCGTATTCCAATCCCTGCTGCAACGCGCCTATCTGAAACAAGGTGCAAAACTGATGGGTATTTCCGTTTCCCAGGAACAAATCAAACAGATTATTGTAGACGATCCTAATTTTCACGATGCAGGCGGCAAATTCAGCCATGCCCTTTTGAGCCAGTACCTTTCGCAACGCCATATGTCGGAAGACCAGTTCGTCGAGGAAATCCGTGACCAATTCGCATTGCAGAATTTGGTAAACCTTGTTCAAAACGGTGTCTTGGTCAGCGATGCCCAGGCGGAGCAACTGGTCAAACTGACCCAGGTCAACCGTACCATCCGTTCGCATACTTTTAACCCCGACGAATTTATCGCCCAAGTCAAAGCGTCTGAAGCCGATTTGCAGAAATTTTATAATGCAAACAAAAAAGACTACCTGCTTCCCCAAGCGGTCAAATTGGAATATGTCGCATTGAATCTGAAAGACTTTGCAGACAAACAGACCGTCAGCGAAACAGAAGTGAAAAATGCGTATGAAGAACGTATGGCACGTCTGCCCGCAGAAGGGGAAAAACCTTCTTTCGAGCAGGAAAAAGCCGCCGTCGAAAACGAATTGAAAATGAAAAAGGCGGTTGCCGACTTCAATAAGGCAAAAGAAAAGCTGGGCGATGACGCGTTCAATCATCCTTCCTCGCTTGACGAAGCCGCCAAAAACAGCGGTTTGAAAGTCGAAACCCAAGAAACTTGGCTGAGCAGGCAGGATGCGCAAATGTCCGGTATGCCCGAAAACCTGATCAATGCCGTATTCAGCGACGACGTATTGAAGAAAAAACACAATTCCGAAGTGCTGACCATCAACAGCGAAACCGCGTGGGTCGTCCGCGCCAAAGAAGTCCGCGAAGAAAAAACCTTACCGTTTGAAGAAGCTAAAGATGCGGTGCGTCAGGCTTATATCCGTACTGAAGCCGCCAAACTTGCCGAAAACAAGGCAAAAGAAGTACTCGCCCAGCTGAACGGCGGTAAGGCCGCCGATGTAAAATGGTCTGAAGTATCCGTATTGGGGGCGCAGCAGGCAAGGCAGTCCATGCCGCCAGAATCTTATGCGGAACTGCTGAAAGCAAAACCGGCAAACGGTAAACCGGCCTATGTCAGACTTACCGGCCTGCCGGCTCCGGTGATTGTCGAGGTGCAGGCAATCACGCCTCCGAAGGATATCGCCGCACAGCTTCCGCCTGCGAAACAGGCTTTGGCGCAACAGCAGTCTGCCAATACCTTCGATCTGCTGATCCGCTATTTCAACGGCAAAATCAAACAGACCAAAGGTGCTCAGTCTGTTGGCGGAAATGACGGCCAGTAATTTCCGGTTTTCTATATTCGATATAACGGTCGGAATATTCCGACCGTTTTCCCATATGGCGGAGTATGATGAATTCCAAAAAGCAAGATGCCTTCCAAAGGCTGATCGGTGCGTTGAAAGTATTGCCCAACGTCGGGCCGAAATCGGCACAGCGGATGGCGTACTATCTGTTGCAGCACAAGC
Above is a window of Neisseria sp. Marseille-Q6792 DNA encoding:
- the rpe gene encoding ribulose-phosphate 3-epimerase; translated protein: MTTYRIAPSILSADFARLGEEVANVISAGADLIHFDVMDNHYVPNLTFGPMVCAALKPYACVPIDVHLMVEPVDDLIQSFAKAGASIITFHPEASRHIDRSLSLIRDMGCQAGLVLNPATPVYLLENVLDRLDMVLLMSVNPGFGGQSFIPHTLEKIRQVRTMLDRYEAQSGRHIAIEVDGGIKTDNIAAVAAAGADTFVAGSAIFGKPDYKAVIDAMRVELAKAVN
- a CDS encoding arsenate reductase, with product MIVLHGIPNCDTVKKAQSWLAEYGMEFEFRDFKKQAPSEAEIRLWLEQVPLEILLNKRGTTWRKLDALMQEEALSSKEGAVRIMSEMPSLIKRPVLEYGGKVHIGFSDESYREIFKR
- a CDS encoding multifunctional CCA addition/repair protein; this encodes MQTYLVGGAVRDYLLGLPVKDRDWVVVGADAQTMLAQGFQPVGKDFPVFLHPETHEEYALARTERKTAKGYAGFSFHADKDVTLEQDLMRRDLTINAMAQDSDGLIIDPFGGQQDLKAGILRHVSPAFVEDPVRILRTARFAARYGFEIAEETIKLMRQMVENGEANALVAERVWQELAKGLMEKNPRKMIEVLRECGALKVLLPEVDALFGVPQRADYHPEIDSGIHTLMTLQRAADMGLSLPERYAALLHDLGKAKTPPDILPRHYGHDINGVEPVREVNQRLRVPKYCAELAELVCRWHIIFHQVGQLKSRTILNVLKKTDAFRRPERFSAALNVCIADTQGRLNREHTPYPQRAHWLALLEAANQADSGKIAAECRAQGKAHLIAEEIDRARLTEITPLQKAFRTEQEKTEKH
- a CDS encoding ABC-F family ATPase, whose amino-acid sequence is MISTNGITMQFGAKPLFENVSVKFGEGNRYGLIGANGSGKSTFMKILGGDLEQTAGEVAIENGVRLGKLRQDQFAYEDMRVLDVVMMGHTEMWAAMTERDAIYANPEATEDDYMKAAELEAKFAEYDGYTAEARAAELLSGVGISEDLHNATMAEVAPGFKLRVLLAQALFSKPDVLLLDEPTNNLDINTIRWLEGVLNQYDSTMIIISHDRHFLNEVCTHMADLDYNTITIYPGNYDDYMLASAQSRERALKDNAKAKEKLQELQEFVARFSANKSKARQATSRLKQADKIKSEMVEVKPSTRQNPYIRFEADEKAKLHRQAVEVEKLAKRFETQLFKNLNFILEAGQRLAIIGPNGAGKSTLLKLLAGAYNPEYSDGLLPDEGTIKWAEKASVGYYPQDHENDFDVDMDLSEWMRQWGQEGDDEQVIRGTLGRLLFGSNDVVKKVKVLSGGEKGRMLYGKLLLLKPNVLVMDEPTNHMDMESIESLNMALEKYNGTLIFVSHDRQFVSSLATQIIELDGKGGYEHYLGDYESYLEKKGVA
- a CDS encoding ATP-binding protein, whose amino-acid sequence is MELNEFLDKAYSVLQRLDAVLPPEPERTDWNALAFRWQSAGKKGVLEHLPDPHVFPLARLAGVGRQTDLLVRNTEQFIAGRPANNVLMSGARGTGKSSLVKALLHEYADKGLRLIEVDKSDLVSLPYLLTFLKERPEKFIVFCDDLSFESGDETYKALKTALDGGLSQRCANVLVYATSNRRHLMPEYLDENAGTTGMRGEIHQKEAVEEKVSLSDRFGLWLSFYPFDQNDYLAAVQNWLEDFGVPYDETARIAALQWAQMRGNRSGRSAWQFACDWAGRLPEQRVL
- a CDS encoding SurA N-terminal domain-containing protein, translating into MFHSIEKYRTPAQVLLGLIALTFVGFGVSTVSHPGSDYIVQVGDEKISDHSINAAMQNEQADGSSPSRDAVFQSLLQRAYLKQGAKLMGISVSQEQIKQIIVDDPNFHDAGGKFSHALLSQYLSQRHMSEDQFVEEIRDQFALQNLVNLVQNGVLVSDAQAEQLVKLTQVNRTIRSHTFNPDEFIAQVKASEADLQKFYNANKKDYLLPQAVKLEYVALNLKDFADKQTVSETEVKNAYEERMARLPAEGEKPSFEQEKAAVENELKMKKAVADFNKAKEKLGDDAFNHPSSLDEAAKNSGLKVETQETWLSRQDAQMSGMPENLINAVFSDDVLKKKHNSEVLTINSETAWVVRAKEVREEKTLPFEEAKDAVRQAYIRTEAAKLAENKAKEVLAQLNGGKAADVKWSEVSVLGAQQARQSMPPESYAELLKAKPANGKPAYVRLTGLPAPVIVEVQAITPPKDIAAQLPPAKQALAQQQSANTFDLLIRYFNGKIKQTKGAQSVGGNDGQ
- the ruvB gene encoding Holliday junction branch migration DNA helicase RuvB: MLQTDNLTAAQPQRIITAQSISSQEELLERALRPKTLDDYIGQDKAKEQLAIFIQAAKKRGEALDHTLLFGPPGLGKTTLAHIIAKELGVNLRQTSGPVLERAGDLAALLTNLEPHDVLFIDEIHRLSPVVEEILYPALEDYQLDIMIGEGPAARSVKIDLPPFTLVGATTRAGMLTNPLRDRFGIVARLEFYQNQDLATIVSRSAQLLQLDMGEEGAMEVAKRSRGTPRIANRLLRRVRDFADVKNNGVIDAAVADAALSMLDVDAQGLDVMDRKFLEAILHKFSGGPVGLDNVAAAIGESTDTIEDVIEPYLIQQGFLQRTPRGRMATERAYLHFGLPIEK
- a CDS encoding Spy/CpxP family protein refolding chaperone translates to MPLPDTSRFVKPVASFLGVALLSCQISYAAPSYISLNDFQPNCDIRRLGLTPEQHNELRKIRAAFKLANDKARIKRTRSELSRRQVVVGIISSYSFNRGEARDYVENRYLSSIDFAVDELEIQHRFFHILTPQQQQLWLSSCLK